CGTATGTTTGTTATGAATCATTGTCATAACATGTTCAACGTCTTCTTTTTCTAAACCGGTCGCGATTAGACTTTCTTTTAAAAGAACGTCGTTGTTGCGACGGAAAAAGGATTGCAACGTTCGCAATACACGCCCTTCAAAATTCGTCTTTAACAATAGTTCAGTCGTTGACATTAACTTCCACCTCATCCTACAGTATAGAAACTATTATCTCCCAAACTGTCCAAGGAATCAACCTTCTGTCCATAACCTTATGTATTGCCAGCTTTAGACAGTAAATATACTTCCTTACAAACTCAAAAGAGGCTACCTAATCCCTTGTGCCTCTTTTGCATGTCATTATTTGTTTGTAACCGATGGACATGTTGTCAGCATCTCTTCTAACACTTGGACATCATTTTCTAAACCACGAACGTCTTCTTCTAGCATCTTAAGCAGATGCTTTTTATCCCGAAGCATCTTTCGTGTTTGATCTAAGCGCTCTTGCATATCAAAAACACCGATATACACTATCGTTTCCCTCCCTATGTAAGATCCAACGAACCACCTTACATCATATGCAACGACAGCATATTGTTTCCACTTTCTTTTGCATCAGGACTGATATTTTTCTAATTCCGCACGAAGCCGTTTTATTTCTTGACGCATTGCGGCTTTTTCCAGTCGTTCCATTTCTTGATCTAAACCTTTATCATAGTTTGTTTTTTCATAGAAAGGTTCTTGATAAAATCCTGATGCAAATTCAGGCTGTGGTCGCTGATAACGTGCCTGCTCCCACATTGGTTCTTTTGGCATGATGAAAGCAAGTAAGAAGTACAGCAATAATGGTACCCCTGTAAAAAAGGTGACAACAGCGGTTACCAAACGTAGTAATGTCGCATCAATTCCTAGATAAGCAGCGAAACCGCCACAAACCCCAAAGATTTTTTTATCAGATTGGGACCGATAGATACGATTCATAATAGGCGCATCCCCTCTCAATATATATACCTGTTCTTGATACTACTAGGATACCGAAATCAGCTACTGTTCAAAACTGGCTAGAGTGGGATTTTTCCTCCGTCTATAGGCGGAGACAGGCTTGCATAAAAAGGATCAGGTTGCTCACGCTATTGATGAGGTGATCAATGTGAGTAAGACAAAAGCAATAACCGTATTGTGTATTGGCCTAGGATTGCTTTGTGTAGCTGGCTGTGATAGGAACCATTCAAGTCAAATACAAGGCATACCAGCTACCATTAAATCTAATCCGCATGTCTATTTTTTACAAAGTCATCCACAAACAGCAACAAATCAAGATAACTTTACTCCATATGGTATGCCGGTAAATTCAGGGAGTGGGACAGATTATGATTTGGTTGTTATACCTGAATCCGTGTCCGATTACGGAGGTTTGTTCGGGAAAAAACAAATCATTTTGACGAATAACCCAAATTCCCCCTATCACAAATAACAGCAAGCTAAAGTAAAAACTCTTTATAAATGTTTTTGAGCAAGCAATATATGGGTACAAATAAATTAGTATTTTTTTTGGAGCAAACAAAAAACGCTAAGGACTCCCTCAGCGCTACACTTGTATTGTCGTATTACTCATCCTCCTTAGGTAAGAAAGTAAATATCTCACCTGTTTCAAAGGAACGGATTAATTTTTCTAACCACTTATAATAAGACAGTGCATGTTGCATTTTAAGCATATCACCCTTAATTAAATAGTGAGCTTGAGGATTGTCTCCGTACTTATCTAACAGAATTTGTAGTTCTCTGAGGGACTTGTGCAAATGATGCACATTGCTTTCCATTGATTTGCGCCAACGAATCGAAAAGTAATCACCCAGATTTTGATGCCAATCTGGTTCTGTTTCATAAAGATCTTTACGAGAACCTTTGCTCCAAACTTTGTTGACCATTTTCAGATCTATCAGGGTTCGCATTCCAGTACTCATACTGGTTTTGCTCATTCCCATCTTCTGACCCATTTCGTCAAGAGTAACTGGGCCTTGTGAAAAGTACATCATGCCATACAAATGACCAACTGATTGCGTCACTCCAAATAAATCCATGTTTTTACCAACCGTTTCAATCATGCGATGGCGCGTTTTTTGAATGGCAACCTGAAGCTCTTCAGGAAGTCCTTCAAATTCATCCATTGTTGTTTACCTCCTAGGACAGGTCAAACTTCATCTTTCATTATATCGATTTTATTGTAGGAGGCAACCATACCCTAGTAAAGGACTGGGTATAGGTGAAATTTTACGAAAAATGGAGTATACTGTACATAAAGTGCGTAAAGTTTTTTCTGTACGTACTTGATCAAGTTATTTCCTGTTTGCTCATGTTCATACATTTTTCATACACTTACCGGAGCGTTTAGTTACTAAATTAAACGTTTTCTCTGGGAGCAAAAGAAAGAAATTACCAGAAGAAGGGAGTGTCTTCATGCCAATTATTGAAGTCAAAAACTTAACAAAGGTATTTGGACGTGATCCAAAAAAAGTATTACCTCTGCTCAAAGAGGGCTGGACAAAAGAAAAAATCCTCAAAGAGACAAAAATGACTGTGGGGGTAAATCAAGCTTCTTTTTCCATAGAGGCTGGAGAAATATTCGTTATAATGGGGCTGTCCGGTAGTGGTAAATCCACATTAGTACGACTACTAAATCGTCTAATTGAGCCGACAGATGGCCATGTGTTTATTAATGGAAAGGATATCGTGTCCTTAAATCATGAGGATCTTCGTGATGTACGCCGTAAAAATATTACAATGGTTTTCCAAAAATTTGCTCTTTTTCCACATCGCACAGTATTGGAGAATGTAGAGTATGGTTTGGAAGTATCTGGCATACCTAAAGCGGAAAGACAAGAAAAAGCAATGAAATCCCTAGAATTGGTTGGTTTAAAAGGCTGGGAAAACTCTTTACCCGATCAGCTTAGCGGTGGTATGCAACAACGTGTCGGTCTTGCTCGTGGATTAGCTAATGATCCTGATGTATTGTTGATGGATGAAGCATTTAGTGCCCTTGATCCTTTGATACGCAAAGAGATGCAAGATGAACTATTAGAATTACAATCAAAAATGAAAAAAACCATTATTTTTATCACGCATGATTTGGATGAAGCATTACGGATTGGTGACCGTATTGCCTTAATGAAGGATGGAAATGTCGTCCAGGTTGGAACACCGGAAGAAATTTTGACCAACCCGGCTAATAAATATGTAGAACGCTTTGTAGAGGACGTAGACTTGTCCAAGGTACTCACAGCTACTCATGTTATGAAACGCCCTGAAACCATTACATTGGAACGTGGCCCGCGTGTTGCTTTGCAATTTATGCAAGAACGTGGTGTATCTACTTTATATGTGGTAGACACACATAAACGTTTATTAGGAGCCATTACTGCTGATGATGCCGTTCAAGCAGTGAAAGAGGGTAAAAAGCTAGCGGATATTCTAATAAAGGAAGAGGTTCCTACTGTTGCTCCTGATACGGTGCTCAATGATCTCTTTGATACCGTAAGCTCTACTCGGGTCCCTGTAGCAGTTGTAGATGAGGGAAATCGATTGCAGGGAATTATCATTCGCGGAGCCGTACTAGCCGCACTCTCAGGCAACACAGAAGGCGGTGAACCAGTATAATGAATATGTTTAAAATTCCTTTAGGTTCATGGATTGAATCATTAGAAGCATGGTTCGATGCTTCCTTTGGTCCTTTATTTGCCGTGATTAGTGCTATTATTGGCGGTTTGGTTAGCGGTTTTGAGTGGCTATTTATTAATATTCCTGCTCTGCTCTTTATCGTCTTGTTCTCCCTGATTATTTATTTTGTAGCACGTTGGAAAATGGCTCTCTTCTCTTTATTGGGGTTACTCCTCATATATAACCTTGGTTATTGGCCACAAACAATGATGACGTTAGCCCAGGTTCTAACGGCAGCCATGATTTCTATTCTTCTTGGGGTGCCGATTGGGATTTGGTGCGCAAAGAAAAATACGGTTCAAAACATCGTTACACCAATTCTAGATTTCATGCAAACCATGCCAGCATTCGTATATCTGCTACCAGCGGTTACA
This is a stretch of genomic DNA from Brevibacillus laterosporus DSM 25. It encodes these proteins:
- a CDS encoding quaternary amine ABC transporter ATP-binding protein — translated: MPIIEVKNLTKVFGRDPKKVLPLLKEGWTKEKILKETKMTVGVNQASFSIEAGEIFVIMGLSGSGKSTLVRLLNRLIEPTDGHVFINGKDIVSLNHEDLRDVRRKNITMVFQKFALFPHRTVLENVEYGLEVSGIPKAERQEKAMKSLELVGLKGWENSLPDQLSGGMQQRVGLARGLANDPDVLLMDEAFSALDPLIRKEMQDELLELQSKMKKTIIFITHDLDEALRIGDRIALMKDGNVVQVGTPEEILTNPANKYVERFVEDVDLSKVLTATHVMKRPETITLERGPRVALQFMQERGVSTLYVVDTHKRLLGAITADDAVQAVKEGKKLADILIKEEVPTVAPDTVLNDLFDTVSSTRVPVAVVDEGNRLQGIIIRGAVLAALSGNTEGGEPV
- a CDS encoding GbsR/MarR family transcriptional regulator; its protein translation is MDEFEGLPEELQVAIQKTRHRMIETVGKNMDLFGVTQSVGHLYGMMYFSQGPVTLDEMGQKMGMSKTSMSTGMRTLIDLKMVNKVWSKGSRKDLYETEPDWHQNLGDYFSIRWRKSMESNVHHLHKSLRELQILLDKYGDNPQAHYLIKGDMLKMQHALSYYKWLEKLIRSFETGEIFTFLPKEDE
- a CDS encoding PspC domain-containing protein, with the translated sequence MNRIYRSQSDKKIFGVCGGFAAYLGIDATLLRLVTAVVTFFTGVPLLLYFLLAFIMPKEPMWEQARYQRPQPEFASGFYQEPFYEKTNYDKGLDQEMERLEKAAMRQEIKRLRAELEKYQS